The following proteins come from a genomic window of Aequorivita marisscotiae:
- a CDS encoding Na(+)-translocating NADH-quinone reductase subunit A, whose amino-acid sequence MSKDIKIKKGLTIKLQGAADKTLSNAPRSRTFAIRPSDFHLVTPKMVVKEGGKVQAGETIFYAKSNEIVKFVSPVSGTLTKISRGAKRVITEISIEADAQDSFKDFGVLSPNSSSAEAIKSRLLEAGCWPFIMQRPYAVIANTEQEPRDIFISGFSTAPLANDLDFSLNGKENELQAALTALSKLTKGKVHVGVDKTGSSPFKGMKDIVLHNVSGPHPAGNVGTQINKIGPVNKGEVIWTVAPQDLVIIGELLLTGKFNAERIIALSGSEVKTPKYYRTRIGSEVSTFLYDSGLNNENVRVISGDVLTGQKISPKGFLGYYSNTVTVIPEGDDYELFGWNKPVFDKISTSRALTFSWLMPNKTYDLDTNTNGEHRNFVVTGSYEEVFPLDMYPLQMLKSCMIQDLDEMEALGMYEVAPEDFALTEFICVSKQPHQQIIRNGLDLMYKEIG is encoded by the coding sequence ATGTCCAAAGACATTAAGATTAAAAAAGGTCTTACCATTAAATTACAGGGCGCAGCCGATAAAACCTTATCGAACGCTCCGCGATCAAGAACTTTCGCAATAAGACCTTCCGATTTTCATCTCGTTACTCCAAAAATGGTGGTTAAAGAAGGTGGAAAAGTTCAGGCTGGTGAAACTATTTTTTACGCTAAAAGCAATGAAATTGTAAAGTTTGTATCGCCCGTTAGTGGTACGTTGACTAAAATTTCACGCGGCGCAAAACGTGTTATCACCGAAATTTCCATTGAAGCAGATGCACAGGATTCTTTTAAGGATTTTGGTGTTTTAAGTCCAAATTCTTCAAGTGCAGAGGCTATTAAATCTCGCTTGTTAGAAGCAGGTTGCTGGCCGTTTATTATGCAGCGGCCGTATGCGGTAATTGCCAATACAGAGCAGGAGCCAAGAGATATATTTATCTCCGGATTTAGTACTGCCCCCTTGGCAAACGACTTAGATTTTTCACTCAACGGAAAGGAAAACGAACTACAGGCAGCGCTTACCGCACTGAGCAAACTCACAAAGGGGAAAGTGCATGTAGGTGTTGATAAAACCGGAAGCTCACCTTTTAAAGGAATGAAAGACATTGTATTGCACAATGTGTCCGGTCCACATCCTGCTGGAAATGTAGGAACACAAATAAACAAAATAGGCCCAGTAAATAAAGGTGAAGTGATTTGGACAGTTGCACCACAAGACCTTGTTATTATTGGCGAATTGTTACTTACCGGTAAATTTAATGCCGAACGTATTATTGCACTTTCAGGCTCTGAGGTTAAAACGCCTAAATATTACAGAACTCGAATTGGTTCAGAAGTATCAACATTTTTATACGATTCTGGATTAAATAACGAAAATGTTCGTGTTATTAGCGGCGATGTGCTTACCGGCCAAAAAATTTCTCCGAAAGGGTTTTTAGGATACTATAGCAACACGGTAACCGTAATTCCCGAAGGTGACGATTATGAGCTTTTTGGTTGGAACAAACCGGTTTTCGATAAAATATCTACTTCAAGAGCGCTTACCTTTTCATGGTTAATGCCCAATAAAACATACGATCTAGACACAAATACCAATGGCGAGCATCGTAATTTTGTGGTAACGGGTAGTTATGAAGAAGTTTTTCCGCTAGATATGTATCCATTGCAAATGTTGAAATCCTGTATGATTCAGGATTTAGATGAAATGGAAGCTCTGGGAATGTACGAAGTGGCTCCCGAAGATTTTGCGCTTACCGAATTTATCTGCGTAAGTAAGCAACCACATCAGCAAATTATCAGGAACGGTCTTGATTTAATGTATAAAGAAATTGGGTAA
- a CDS encoding NADH:ubiquinone reductase (Na(+)-transporting) subunit B encodes MGLKQNLHKLKEKYKGTKMAPAFNALHTFLYTPNETTHSGSHVRAADDLKRTMNTVIMALVPCLIFGIFNAGYQHYAAIDATLRLDPLGNFFTWDNFILGAWTVLPLVIVSYVVGLGVEFIFAVIKGHEVEEGYLVTGMLVPLIVPIDIPLWMLTVAVIFGVVIGKEVFGGTGMNILNPALTIRAFLFFAYPTWMSGDKVWVHGAKEMAGKPDAISGETILGSLAQNHEPIYSVWDSFWGFIPGSVGETSTFLILLGAAFLIFTKVGSWRIMLSAVIGAVVMGLIFNGVVDQGWIQQGSSFYGLMSETFWHHLVIGGLAFGIVYMATDPVTASQTNKGKWIYGFFIGFISVLIRVFNPAYPEGVMLAILLMNVFAPTIDHYVLQGNIKKRLKRLKAKTA; translated from the coding sequence ATGGGATTGAAACAGAATTTACATAAGCTAAAGGAAAAATACAAGGGCACAAAAATGGCTCCTGCATTTAATGCATTGCATACCTTTTTGTACACACCGAATGAAACTACACATTCTGGTTCTCACGTACGCGCGGCAGACGATTTAAAGCGTACCATGAATACCGTCATTATGGCGTTGGTTCCATGTTTGATCTTTGGGATTTTTAATGCAGGTTACCAGCATTACGCTGCTATTGACGCTACTTTAAGGTTAGATCCGTTAGGCAATTTTTTTACTTGGGATAACTTTATCCTTGGCGCTTGGACGGTTTTGCCATTAGTAATTGTATCGTATGTGGTAGGGCTTGGAGTAGAATTTATTTTTGCGGTAATAAAAGGCCACGAAGTAGAAGAAGGTTACTTAGTAACGGGAATGCTCGTGCCGCTTATTGTTCCTATAGATATTCCACTATGGATGCTTACCGTTGCCGTTATCTTTGGTGTAGTTATAGGAAAAGAGGTTTTTGGGGGAACTGGAATGAATATTCTAAACCCCGCACTAACGATCCGTGCTTTCTTGTTTTTCGCCTATCCTACTTGGATGAGTGGCGATAAAGTATGGGTGCACGGTGCAAAGGAAATGGCAGGTAAACCAGATGCAATCTCGGGCGAAACCATTTTGGGAAGCCTGGCGCAAAACCACGAACCAATTTACAGCGTATGGGATAGTTTCTGGGGCTTTATTCCAGGTTCTGTAGGAGAAACATCAACGTTCCTTATTTTATTGGGTGCTGCGTTTTTAATTTTCACCAAGGTGGGAAGCTGGCGCATTATGCTTTCTGCAGTCATTGGCGCTGTAGTTATGGGGCTAATATTTAACGGAGTGGTAGATCAAGGTTGGATTCAGCAAGGCAGTAGTTTTTATGGCTTAATGAGCGAAACTTTCTGGCATCATTTAGTGATTGGCGGATTGGCGTTTGGTATTGTATATATGGCTACAGATCCTGTAACTGCTTCGCAGACCAATAAAGGAAAATGGATTTATGGATTTTTTATCGGTTTCATTTCAGTCTTGATTCGGGTTTTCAATCCAGCTTATCCAGAAGGAGTGATGCTCGCAATATTATTGATGAATGTATTTGCTCCAACCATAGATCACTATGTGTTACAAGGAAATATTAAGAAGAGATTGAAACGTTTAAAAGCTAAAACAGCGTAA
- a CDS encoding Na(+)-translocating NADH-quinone reductase subunit C: MSKNTDKNSYTIIFAIVMVLVVGSLLAGVAQGLKSKITLNERFEKMQNILYAMGVNENEGDGDINFISTDKVEEVFATKIKKQLVIQGDDVTEDPEAYLIDIKKEETKAKDPNYERRLPLFVGEKDGQTLYIIPMRGKGLWDAIWGFVAVDKSLVVQGVFFDHAGETPGLGAEIKQRYFMDDFEGENIMDGDTFKGITVAKGNNDPINENKADNKVDAIAGATITGDGVTAMIKKDVRMYLPYLKSINQ; the protein is encoded by the coding sequence ATGTCGAAGAATACAGATAAAAATTCATACACAATTATCTTTGCCATTGTTATGGTGCTTGTAGTTGGCTCCCTTTTGGCAGGCGTTGCACAAGGACTTAAGAGCAAGATAACCCTCAATGAGCGTTTTGAAAAAATGCAAAACATTCTTTACGCTATGGGTGTAAATGAAAACGAAGGCGATGGCGATATTAACTTTATCTCTACCGATAAAGTGGAAGAAGTATTCGCAACAAAAATTAAAAAGCAATTGGTTATTCAGGGCGATGATGTAACTGAAGATCCGGAGGCCTATTTAATAGATATTAAAAAAGAAGAGACCAAAGCAAAAGATCCTAACTACGAGCGCAGGTTGCCACTTTTTGTAGGGGAAAAGGATGGCCAAACCCTTTATATTATTCCAATGAGAGGTAAAGGTTTATGGGATGCCATTTGGGGCTTTGTGGCTGTAGACAAATCATTGGTTGTGCAAGGAGTGTTTTTTGATCATGCCGGAGAAACTCCTGGTTTAGGGGCAGAAATAAAACAACGATATTTTATGGACGATTTTGAAGGTGAAAACATAATGGATGGAGACACCTTTAAAGGTATTACAGTTGCAAAAGGCAACAATGATCCCATTAATGAAAATAAAGCAGACAATAAGGTTGACGCAATTGCTGGAGCAACCATCACAGGTGATGGGGTTACAGCAATGATTAAAAAGGACGTAAGAATGTACTTGCCTTACCTAAAATCTATAAATCAATAA
- a CDS encoding NADH:ubiquinone reductase (Na(+)-transporting) subunit D, whose product MALLSKKDSRLILDPLADNNPITIQVLGICSALAITAQLKASIVMAISVIFVLGVGNVVISLMRNIIPSKIRIIVQLVVVAALVIIVDQVLKAFAYELSKELSVFIGLIITNCIIMGRFEAFALGNGPWRSFLDGIGNAAGYGVILVIVGFFRELLGSGTLLGFKVLGDPITKTGLYAIGYENNGFMLLSPMALIVIGIIIWVQRSKNKDLIEE is encoded by the coding sequence ATGGCATTGCTATCAAAAAAAGACAGTAGGTTAATATTAGACCCATTGGCAGACAATAACCCAATTACCATTCAGGTTTTGGGAATCTGTTCTGCACTAGCTATTACAGCACAGTTAAAAGCATCTATCGTAATGGCCATTTCGGTTATATTTGTTTTGGGAGTAGGTAACGTAGTAATATCCCTAATGCGAAATATTATACCGTCAAAAATTCGAATTATAGTTCAGTTAGTGGTAGTCGCTGCTTTGGTAATTATAGTAGATCAAGTGTTAAAAGCCTTTGCTTATGAACTAAGTAAAGAACTATCGGTCTTCATCGGATTAATTATTACAAACTGTATTATTATGGGGCGTTTTGAAGCTTTTGCCCTAGGTAACGGCCCGTGGCGATCGTTTTTAGACGGTATTGGAAACGCCGCCGGTTATGGAGTTATACTTGTAATTGTAGGCTTCTTTAGAGAATTACTGGGCTCAGGAACACTTTTAGGTTTTAAAGTGCTCGGAGATCCTATTACAAAAACAGGTTTGTACGCCATAGGGTATGAAAATAATGGTTTTATGCTTTTGTCGCCAATGGCCCTAATCGTTATCGGTATTATTATATGGGTTCAACGCTCAAAAAATAAAGACTTAATAGAAGAATAA
- the nqrE gene encoding NADH:ubiquinone reductase (Na(+)-transporting) subunit E, whose protein sequence is MEHIELFFKSIFIDNMVFATFLGMCSYLAVSKKVATAVGLGAAVIFVLAVTVPINWLLDQYILRDGALSWLGEEYASYDLSFLSFILFIATIATMVQLVEIVVEKFSPSLYNSLGIFLPLIAVNCAILGGSLFMQSREIPTLGLALNYGISSGIGWFLAILAIAAIREKIRYSNVPAPLRGLGITFIITGLMAIGFMSFGGMLTGGDDTTSLEGNPENVGMESEQIQQENIETEETIKVSTITKQ, encoded by the coding sequence ATGGAACATATAGAGTTATTTTTTAAATCAATCTTTATAGATAATATGGTATTTGCAACATTCCTTGGAATGTGCTCTTATCTAGCAGTATCTAAAAAAGTAGCAACGGCCGTAGGGTTAGGAGCGGCAGTAATTTTTGTATTGGCTGTAACCGTGCCTATTAACTGGTTGTTAGACCAATATATACTCAGAGACGGTGCTTTATCGTGGCTAGGAGAAGAATACGCTTCGTACGATCTAAGCTTCCTTTCATTTATTCTATTCATTGCTACCATTGCTACAATGGTGCAGTTGGTAGAAATTGTTGTTGAAAAATTTTCACCTTCATTATATAACTCTTTGGGTATTTTTCTTCCCTTAATTGCAGTAAACTGTGCAATTTTAGGGGGTTCATTATTTATGCAGTCAAGAGAAATTCCAACTTTAGGATTGGCTTTAAATTATGGTATAAGCTCAGGAATAGGTTGGTTTTTAGCAATCTTGGCAATTGCCGCGATTCGTGAAAAAATCCGCTACTCAAATGTGCCAGCTCCCTTACGTGGCTTAGGAATTACTTTCATCATTACAGGTTTAATGGCTATTGGGTTTATGAGTTTTGGTGGAATGTTAACAGGTGGCGATGATACCACATCATTAGAAGGAAACCCAGAAAATGTGGGCATGGAATCAGAACAGATTCAACAAGAAAATATAGAAACCGAGGAAACGATAAAAGTTTCAACTATAACGAAGCAATAG
- the nqrF gene encoding NADH:ubiquinone reductase (Na(+)-transporting) subunit F: MFLAVSTLGVIIVTVIAFLVLTLLLVSLLLFTKQKLSPSGPVKITINDEKVIEVESGGTLLSTLGSEKIFLPSACGGGGTCIQCECHVVEGGGEALPTETPHFTRRELQEGIRLACQVKVKQDMNITIPEEVFGIKKWDATVVRNYNVASFIKEFVVEIPEDMNYKAGGYIQIEIPPCEIKFEDMDITAHPEEHETPDKFQDEWDKFKLWPLVMKNTETVERAYSMASYPAEGREIMLNVRIATPPFDRAKGGWMSVNPGIASSYIFNCKEGDKVVISGPYGEFFINPSEAEMLYVGGGAGMAPMRSHLYHLFKTLKTGRKVTYWYGGRSKRELFYLDHFKELEAEFPNFKFYLALSEPAEEDNWKVKKDINDEAGDGFVGFIHQVVIDNYLNHHEAPEDIELYFCGPPLMNQAVQKMGEDFGIPDENIRFDDFGG; encoded by the coding sequence ATGTTTTTAGCAGTAAGTACTCTAGGAGTTATAATAGTAACGGTAATCGCCTTTTTGGTGTTAACCTTGTTATTAGTGTCATTATTACTTTTTACCAAACAGAAGCTTTCGCCATCTGGTCCCGTAAAAATTACTATTAATGATGAAAAAGTAATCGAAGTTGAAAGTGGTGGAACACTATTGTCAACCTTGGGAAGTGAAAAAATATTCCTGCCATCGGCCTGTGGAGGTGGGGGTACCTGTATTCAGTGTGAATGCCACGTAGTTGAAGGAGGCGGAGAAGCACTACCTACAGAAACGCCACATTTCACCCGTAGGGAATTACAGGAAGGTATTCGACTGGCCTGCCAAGTAAAGGTTAAACAGGATATGAACATCACCATTCCTGAAGAAGTATTCGGAATTAAAAAATGGGACGCCACCGTTGTAAGAAATTATAACGTTGCATCATTCATTAAAGAATTTGTTGTTGAAATTCCAGAAGATATGAACTATAAGGCTGGAGGTTATATTCAGATTGAAATACCGCCTTGCGAAATTAAGTTCGAAGATATGGACATTACCGCGCATCCTGAAGAGCACGAAACACCAGACAAATTTCAAGACGAATGGGATAAGTTTAAACTTTGGCCATTGGTAATGAAAAACACCGAAACGGTTGAAAGAGCATACTCTATGGCTTCTTACCCAGCAGAAGGTCGCGAAATTATGCTTAACGTACGTATTGCCACCCCACCGTTCGATCGAGCAAAAGGCGGTTGGATGAGTGTAAATCCGGGTATTGCGTCTTCTTATATCTTTAACTGTAAAGAAGGAGATAAGGTGGTAATTTCAGGTCCTTACGGCGAGTTCTTTATCAATCCATCCGAAGCAGAAATGCTATACGTTGGTGGTGGGGCCGGAATGGCACCTATGCGATCGCACCTTTATCACCTATTCAAAACCCTTAAAACTGGAAGAAAAGTTACTTATTGGTATGGAGGACGTTCAAAAAGAGAACTTTTCTACTTAGATCATTTTAAAGAATTGGAGGCTGAATTTCCAAACTTTAAATTCTATTTGGCCTTAAGTGAACCAGCCGAAGAAGATAACTGGAAAGTAAAAAAAGATATTAATGACGAAGCAGGCGACGGGTTCGTTGGCTTTATTCACCAAGTGGTTATTGACAATTACCTAAACCACCACGAAGCTCCCGAAGATATTGAGCTTTACTTCTGTGGCCCACCATTAATGAACCAAGCTGTTCAAAAAATGGGTGAAGATTTTGGAATCCCTGACGAAAATATTCGTTTTGATGACTTCGGTGGATAA
- a CDS encoding Na(+)-translocating NADH-quinone reductase subunit F, with translation MGEKLTKQELHNLAMNIVGKRLEADGYEFLGVNSKLKRDPQFVALKDKILHFIIVRAITYPQDAHAYDPLFMQTIKEHASKFEAKTYYAGVGLGHGTDYGKPVIKNEDYTVVYKGLQEIP, from the coding sequence ATGGGAGAGAAACTAACCAAACAAGAGTTGCATAACCTCGCGATGAATATCGTGGGCAAACGGTTGGAAGCTGATGGATACGAATTTTTAGGCGTAAATTCAAAATTAAAACGCGATCCGCAATTCGTAGCACTAAAAGATAAAATTTTGCATTTTATTATAGTGCGTGCCATAACTTATCCACAGGATGCGCATGCGTATGATCCGCTTTTTATGCAAACAATAAAAGAGCACGCAAGTAAATTTGAAGCCAAGACATATTACGCCGGCGTAGGTTTGGGGCACGGTACCGATTATGGCAAACCCGTTATTAAAAACGAAGATTACACCGTTGTATATAAAGGGTTGCAGGAAATTCCGTAG
- a CDS encoding FAD:protein FMN transferase codes for MRHTLKFLFLSVLFLLFACGNSNPEPIFLQGEAFGTTYNIQLYTYQNEVLQKGLDSVIARVNHSVSTYIPQSDISKVNAGDTTVVVDSIFLEVFKISKEVNKKTNGYFDPTVGVLRNAYGFGDVKPLKNIDTTTLDSLMKYVGFHKVKINADGTVSKEHQEIYFDFNAVAKGFGIDLLGRYLESKGVTDYLIELGGEILTKGENLAKNKKWAAGIETVDSELEDRSIEAIVALKNIGMASSGNYRKFRIDSVTGKKYVHTLNPLTGSAEMSDVTSATVLAPTCALADAYATSFMALGLNKSEELLKKLPNIEAYLTYTDSLNRHQVFMTRGFKRHLVN; via the coding sequence ATGCGTCACACGCTTAAATTTCTTTTTCTTTCGGTACTGTTTCTACTTTTTGCCTGTGGAAATAGTAATCCCGAACCAATATTCTTACAGGGCGAAGCATTTGGTACCACCTATAATATTCAACTTTATACCTATCAAAACGAAGTTTTACAGAAAGGCTTAGATTCGGTTATAGCGCGTGTAAATCATTCGGTAAGTACTTATATCCCGCAAAGCGACATTTCAAAAGTGAACGCTGGCGATACTACTGTCGTGGTAGATTCCATATTTTTGGAAGTGTTTAAAATTTCGAAGGAAGTAAATAAAAAAACCAATGGTTATTTTGACCCTACAGTTGGGGTTTTGCGAAATGCCTATGGTTTTGGCGACGTAAAACCATTGAAAAATATTGATACCACGACCTTGGATTCTTTGATGAAATACGTGGGATTCCATAAAGTAAAAATCAATGCTGATGGCACTGTTTCTAAAGAACATCAAGAAATATACTTCGACTTTAATGCGGTGGCAAAAGGCTTCGGAATTGATTTGTTGGGACGTTATTTAGAGTCTAAAGGCGTAACCGATTACTTAATTGAATTGGGGGGTGAAATTTTGACGAAAGGTGAAAACCTAGCTAAAAATAAAAAATGGGCGGCTGGCATTGAAACCGTAGATTCTGAATTGGAAGATCGGAGTATTGAAGCAATTGTGGCTTTAAAAAACATAGGAATGGCTTCGTCTGGCAATTATCGAAAATTCAGAATTGATTCTGTTACTGGTAAAAAATACGTGCATACTTTAAATCCCTTAACCGGCTCTGCTGAAATGAGCGACGTTACTAGCGCCACGGTGCTCGCGCCAACTTGTGCTCTTGCCGATGCATACGCTACTTCGTTTATGGCTTTGGGATTAAATAAATCGGAGGAATTACTAAAAAAGCTACCCAATATTGAAGCATATTTAACCTATACGGATTCGCTGAACCGCCATCAAGTATTTATGACCCGTGGTTTTAAAAGACATTTAGTGAACTAG
- a CDS encoding class I SAM-dependent methyltransferase: MLIRLSIIGQPILAFFLKGNKYTDPIDGKSYRKFLPYGYEVVRKNVLSPGTLSLERHRLFWLYLKNETGFFTENTKVLHFAPEQAFYRKFRKMKNLDYTTTDLNSPIADVKADICNLPFNDNQFDFIICNHVLEHIPDDTKAMQEIFRVLAPGGTAILQVPYKAKLKETFEDNTITDPKERAKIFGQYDHVRVYGMDYFTKLESIGFKVEAVDYTKSFSSEEVEKYRLPVGELIPVCKKLVH; the protein is encoded by the coding sequence TTGCTTATTCGATTAAGTATTATAGGTCAACCAATTTTAGCTTTTTTTCTAAAAGGAAATAAATATACAGACCCAATAGATGGGAAATCGTACCGTAAGTTTCTTCCGTATGGGTACGAAGTTGTTCGTAAAAATGTACTTTCGCCCGGGACGCTTTCTTTGGAAAGACACAGATTATTTTGGCTCTATTTAAAAAATGAAACAGGTTTTTTTACCGAAAATACTAAAGTACTTCACTTTGCGCCCGAGCAGGCATTTTATAGAAAATTCAGAAAAATGAAAAATCTGGATTACACCACGACTGATCTAAATTCGCCCATTGCCGATGTAAAGGCCGATATCTGTAATTTACCATTTAACGATAACCAATTCGATTTTATAATCTGCAATCATGTGTTGGAACACATTCCCGACGATACAAAAGCGATGCAAGAAATTTTTCGTGTTTTAGCCCCCGGTGGCACAGCAATTTTGCAAGTTCCATACAAAGCCAAATTAAAAGAAACTTTTGAAGACAATACTATTACCGACCCAAAAGAGCGCGCAAAAATTTTTGGTCAGTATGATCACGTTCGCGTTTATGGAATGGATTATTTCACCAAATTGGAAAGTATCGGTTTTAAAGTTGAAGCTGTTGACTACACCAAAAGTTTTTCTTCGGAAGAAGTTGAAAAATACCGATTGCCTGTGGGCGAACTGATTCCCGTTTGTAAAAAGCTAGTTCACTAA
- the map gene encoding type I methionyl aminopeptidase gives MIIPKTREEIELMRESALVVSRTLGMLANEVKPGVTTNQLNKMAEDYIRSQDAIPGFLGLYDCPSTLLTSVNEAVVHGLPTDIPLKEGDIVAIDCGAIKNGFYGDHAYTFEIGEVDPEIKKLLKITKEALYIGIREFKAGNRVGDVGFAIQQYCETQGYGVVRELVGHGLGRKMHEDPEMPNYGRRGRGKKFIEGMTIALEPMINMGTHKVKQLSDGWTIVTQDGKPSAHFEHNIALVNGKPELLSTFDYVYEALGIVSDEEKEFRNS, from the coding sequence ATGATAATACCCAAAACAAGAGAAGAAATAGAATTGATGCGCGAGAGCGCTTTAGTGGTATCGCGTACGCTAGGCATGCTCGCAAATGAAGTAAAGCCGGGCGTTACTACAAATCAATTAAACAAAATGGCCGAAGATTATATTAGAAGCCAAGACGCTATCCCTGGATTTTTGGGATTGTACGACTGTCCTTCTACGCTGCTAACCAGTGTAAATGAAGCCGTAGTCCACGGATTACCTACAGATATTCCGTTAAAGGAAGGCGATATCGTAGCTATTGACTGTGGCGCTATTAAAAATGGATTTTATGGCGATCACGCTTACACTTTTGAAATAGGCGAAGTAGATCCGGAAATTAAAAAACTACTGAAAATAACTAAAGAAGCACTTTATATTGGTATCCGCGAATTTAAAGCTGGCAACCGTGTAGGCGATGTAGGATTTGCAATTCAGCAATACTGCGAAACACAAGGATACGGCGTTGTTCGCGAATTAGTGGGGCATGGTTTGGGTAGAAAAATGCACGAAGACCCCGAAATGCCAAACTACGGACGTCGTGGTCGTGGGAAAAAATTTATTGAAGGAATGACTATTGCTTTAGAACCTATGATAAATATGGGCACTCACAAAGTAAAGCAATTAAGTGACGGCTGGACCATTGTTACGCAAGATGGGAAACCAAGCGCACACTTTGAACACAACATTGCCTTAGTTAACGGCAAACCTGAATTGCTTTCTACGTTCGATTATGTTTACGAAGCGTTGGGTATTGTGAGTGATGAGGAGAAGGAATTTAGAAATAGCTGA
- a CDS encoding BT0820 family HAD-type phosphatase codes for MIRETFTIAVDFDGTIVEDAYPNIGRPIIFAFETLKKLQSQGHRLILWTYRKGRTLDEAVAFCKENGIVFYAVNNSFPEEEFDTTHSRKIHADVFIDDRNIGGLKSWGEIYQQLVGELPAKAQTRKKGFFSFLK; via the coding sequence ATGATTAGAGAAACTTTCACCATAGCCGTAGATTTTGACGGCACTATTGTAGAAGACGCTTATCCAAATATTGGCCGCCCAATAATATTTGCTTTTGAAACCTTAAAAAAGTTACAGAGCCAGGGGCACCGACTAATTTTATGGACATACCGCAAAGGCCGTACTTTAGACGAAGCTGTGGCATTCTGCAAAGAAAATGGAATTGTTTTTTACGCCGTAAACAACAGTTTTCCCGAAGAAGAATTTGACACTACCCACAGCCGAAAAATACACGCTGACGTATTTATTGACGACCGCAATATCGGGGGATTAAAAAGTTGGGGCGAAATATACCAACAACTTGTTGGCGAACTACCTGCAAAAGCACAAACACGAAAAAAAGGATTTTTCTCCTTTTTAAAATAG
- a CDS encoding TlpA family protein disulfide reductase encodes MKKILFIFSVITLVACNSSKEKKKTDENISKEIISENNKEKINDTVPYEDSVMLLGKANRNGFKMEAFNNWFNSGYESYSADSEVMQQLKPLLKDVTITVFMGTWCEDSQRETPHLYKILDTAGFQESDLTLITVSEEKTTPQGFEEGQDINYVPTIIFNKNGTELGRIVEYPITSLEKDMLAILSGQEYKHAYAE; translated from the coding sequence ATGAAAAAAATACTTTTCATTTTTTCGGTAATCACACTAGTTGCCTGCAATTCTTCGAAAGAAAAAAAGAAAACAGACGAAAATATTTCAAAAGAAATAATTTCAGAAAACAACAAAGAAAAAATAAACGATACCGTTCCATACGAAGATTCGGTAATGCTTTTGGGAAAAGCCAATCGCAACGGATTTAAAATGGAAGCTTTTAACAATTGGTTCAATAGTGGCTACGAAAGTTATAGCGCAGATTCTGAAGTAATGCAACAGTTAAAGCCACTTTTAAAAGATGTAACTATCACTGTTTTTATGGGAACTTGGTGCGAAGACAGCCAGCGCGAAACCCCGCATTTATACAAAATCTTGGACACTGCAGGTTTTCAGGAATCTGACCTTACATTAATTACTGTTTCTGAAGAAAAAACAACACCACAAGGTTTTGAAGAAGGACAAGATATTAATTATGTTCCCACAATTATTTTCAATAAAAACGGCACGGAATTGGGCCGAATAGTAGAATACCCAATCACAAGTCTGGAAAAAGATATGTTGGCTATTTTAAGCGGACAAGAATACAAACATGCTTACGCAGAATAA
- a CDS encoding DoxX family protein: protein MVKKIIKLFLRLAIAAGFLSAVADRFGWWPADVSAWGNWNSFLEYTEIINPWIPISLIPTVAIVATVAEVVFALCLLLGFKTEFFAKLSGILLMLFALSMTFSTGVKGVFDYSVFSAAAAAFALSLLKEKYLEIDTLLHKKTD, encoded by the coding sequence ATGGTCAAAAAAATTATCAAACTCTTTCTTAGACTTGCAATTGCTGCGGGATTTCTTTCTGCAGTAGCAGACCGATTCGGATGGTGGCCAGCAGATGTATCGGCTTGGGGAAATTGGAATAGTTTTTTAGAATACACCGAAATAATAAATCCGTGGATTCCTATTTCATTAATTCCTACGGTAGCTATTGTGGCTACTGTGGCCGAAGTTGTTTTTGCATTGTGTCTATTACTTGGGTTTAAAACTGAATTTTTTGCAAAACTAAGTGGGATTCTCTTAATGCTATTTGCCCTATCTATGACGTTTTCCACAGGAGTAAAAGGCGTTTTTGATTATTCGGTTTTTAGTGCTGCCGCAGCTGCCTTTGCTCTAAGTTTATTAAAGGAAAAATATTTAGAAATAGACACGCTACTTCATAAAAAAACAGATTAG